The following are encoded together in the Planctobacterium marinum genome:
- a CDS encoding reprolysin-like metallopeptidase, giving the protein MKSALSILSLISALSLPGTAFATNVPQQFSNIPANQIYYHNDNNLVVGINRSEFEGKYSKALLTLPIEQELISIPVAQVKNAGASHQFVSQDFVHSGIDYRIIYTQGKNTAMGEIVGNGKRLLFEVRDNQSWQVDISQLALLHGNYENDTLGSPMQSPNSYQEMAESETNEYTVVDVMLLFTPNIRAAYPGEMSFTLMNHLVEKTNQSFVDSGINVQLQLVRSELVNYSQPSSYLALDDLVGALDDDPATAVDTSLRSIAAWRDESGADIVAMIRTHDLNERDACGRATFPNTVPGVLANVSNVGISGGSNCINTFTHEIGHNFGAGHQWRDGASVGSYSFSGALLVPGQYNTVMSSIGTGDENRNYKLPYFSNLSFSCGGQVCGDGVFADNARTINITAAQNAGLRESVFTDEVTIPITSVTDIDGDGVNDRLDAFPFSPEETQDSDGDGTGDNSDAFPNDSMEWLDTDGDGIGNNQDTDDDNDGVADTSDQLPLNPEESLDSDGDGIGNNEDAIPNNFQEFRDLDLDNTGDLSDLDDDNDGVEDYYLPTALSQSNILIVSANSNQIIEFDAQTGDFIGVAATVDEGGLTFRSDIQVNSSQQVYFIAFSDVYRLDRQTGEVINAIDRSQLATNFPAHLLFRGDQHLLVNNGLGYSYLDGVAMTSTGNRVTKQTFDTAVWRDVLLQSNNTLLVASRSSNELRILNDNAGNSTGTVFANVRLNKPEHLAKDANGLIYVSNAGNRNITQYTASGEYLSEFISAGRGGLGMPGCLTIGPDGDFYICSSDTNQVLKFDGTTGAFDSVVIDAGVGGLNKPVGLVFVGKALDEQPYNDAHDTDGDGILNSEDDLPLDSSSAIDTDGDGIGNESDTDDDGDGMPDSFEEDFGLDPLDPSDAAVDTDGDGVNNLTEYNQNTDPTVVDNTPPPAPVAPPSGSDNGSSGGSLGIAGLLFLIFATRRKIYCRD; this is encoded by the coding sequence ATGAAATCAGCGCTTTCCATACTTAGTCTGATATCGGCACTAAGCTTACCAGGCACCGCCTTCGCAACCAATGTACCCCAACAATTTTCCAATATTCCGGCTAATCAAATCTATTACCACAATGACAATAATCTCGTTGTAGGGATAAACAGATCAGAATTTGAAGGTAAATATTCAAAGGCACTATTAACCTTACCCATCGAACAAGAGCTTATCAGTATCCCCGTTGCACAAGTCAAAAACGCTGGAGCTTCGCACCAATTTGTTAGCCAAGATTTTGTTCATTCAGGCATAGACTACCGCATTATTTATACTCAAGGTAAAAACACAGCAATGGGAGAAATTGTCGGTAACGGGAAACGCCTGCTTTTCGAAGTGCGCGACAACCAATCGTGGCAAGTGGACATAAGCCAGCTTGCCCTGCTTCACGGTAATTACGAAAATGATACGCTGGGCTCACCAATGCAGTCGCCGAATTCGTATCAAGAAATGGCTGAATCGGAGACAAACGAATATACCGTTGTAGATGTGATGTTGTTATTTACGCCAAATATCAGAGCTGCTTACCCTGGTGAAATGTCATTTACGCTGATGAACCATCTGGTGGAAAAAACCAATCAATCATTTGTTGATAGTGGTATTAATGTGCAATTGCAGCTGGTTCGCAGTGAACTCGTCAATTACAGCCAGCCATCATCTTATTTAGCCTTAGACGATCTCGTTGGCGCTCTGGACGATGACCCTGCTACCGCTGTCGATACCTCATTGAGATCGATCGCAGCCTGGCGCGATGAATCAGGCGCTGACATCGTAGCTATGATCCGTACTCATGACCTGAATGAGCGTGATGCTTGCGGTAGAGCAACCTTTCCAAATACGGTGCCAGGTGTACTGGCAAACGTCAGCAATGTAGGCATCAGTGGTGGTTCTAATTGTATCAATACCTTCACTCATGAAATTGGCCATAACTTTGGTGCTGGTCATCAGTGGCGAGATGGAGCGAGTGTAGGCTCATACAGCTTTTCTGGCGCATTGTTAGTACCGGGTCAGTACAATACAGTGATGAGTAGTATCGGCACAGGTGATGAAAACCGAAACTATAAACTTCCTTATTTCTCAAACTTGTCCTTTAGCTGTGGCGGCCAGGTATGTGGCGACGGTGTATTTGCTGATAATGCGCGTACCATCAATATAACGGCCGCTCAGAACGCTGGCTTGAGAGAGTCAGTTTTTACCGATGAAGTGACGATTCCAATTACCAGTGTTACCGATATTGATGGTGACGGAGTTAATGACAGGCTAGACGCTTTTCCATTTTCACCAGAAGAAACTCAAGATTCCGATGGTGACGGTACTGGCGATAACAGCGATGCGTTTCCCAATGACAGTATGGAGTGGCTGGATACAGACGGTGATGGCATCGGTAACAATCAGGACACTGATGATGACAATGACGGAGTTGCAGACACTTCAGATCAACTGCCATTAAACCCAGAGGAATCTTTGGATAGCGACGGGGATGGCATTGGCAACAATGAAGATGCTATTCCGAATAATTTTCAGGAATTCAGAGATTTAGACCTAGACAATACCGGCGACCTGAGTGATCTGGATGATGATAATGATGGCGTAGAGGATTACTACCTACCCACAGCATTAAGCCAAAGCAACATATTAATTGTTAGTGCGAATAGCAATCAAATTATTGAATTTGATGCCCAAACAGGTGACTTTATCGGTGTTGCTGCAACTGTCGACGAGGGCGGACTAACTTTCCGTTCCGATATTCAAGTCAACAGCAGTCAGCAAGTATATTTTATCGCATTCAGTGACGTGTATCGCTTAGACAGACAAACCGGCGAAGTTATTAATGCTATCGATCGCAGCCAGTTAGCGACAAACTTTCCGGCCCATCTTTTGTTTCGCGGTGATCAGCATTTATTGGTGAACAATGGTCTGGGCTATTCTTATCTTGATGGTGTAGCAATGACCAGTACAGGCAATAGAGTCACCAAGCAAACTTTCGACACAGCAGTATGGCGCGACGTGTTATTACAGAGCAACAATACGCTACTGGTTGCATCACGCAGCAGTAATGAGCTTCGGATTTTGAACGACAATGCAGGGAATTCAACGGGGACCGTTTTTGCTAATGTCAGACTCAATAAACCGGAACATTTAGCCAAAGACGCCAATGGCCTGATATACGTAAGTAATGCGGGAAACCGAAATATCACGCAATATACGGCTAGCGGTGAGTACCTGAGTGAATTTATCAGTGCCGGGAGAGGCGGTTTGGGCATGCCTGGCTGCTTAACAATTGGACCTGATGGTGACTTTTATATTTGTAGCAGTGATACCAACCAGGTATTGAAATTTGACGGTACGACAGGTGCATTTGACTCGGTGGTGATAGACGCTGGTGTCGGTGGGCTAAATAAACCAGTGGGTTTAGTGTTCGTTGGTAAGGCTTTGGACGAACAACCCTACAACGACGCTCATGACACAGACGGTGACGGCATACTTAATAGTGAAGATGACTTACCCCTCGATTCGAGTTCAGCTATCGACACCGATGGTGATGGTATTGGCAACGAATCAGACACGGATGATGACGGTGATGGCATGCCAGACTCATTTGAAGAAGACTTTGGCTTGGATCCCTTAGATCCAAGCGACGCCGCTGTAGATACAGATGGTGATGGTGTAAATAACCTCACTGAATACAATCAAAATACGGATCCAACGGTGGTTGACAATACGCCACCACCGGCCCCTGTTGCGCCTCCAAGCGGTTCAGATAACGGTAGCAGTGGAGGTTCTTTGGGAATTGCCGGATTACTGTTTCTGATATTTGCTACGAGACGTAAGATCTATTGCAGAGACTAA
- a CDS encoding peptidoglycan DD-metalloendopeptidase family protein — MSLTILYRSRKIKLIKTVSLRNLGVAGFFGGLILAAIMVSEEETDLRFAERVAVTQTGLIEQQQELSELRKTTEQKLAGMMLKLGEMQSELQRLNALGERLAEESDLYVEEFQFGHPLPIGGPSHDVVMPTVDSSMEVLNQIDSMMAQLKNKSQQLQALESVLMQHHIQNESFISGRPIETGWLSSYYGMRKDPFSGLPAMHKGIDFAGAEGAPVKATGAGMVVWSGPRYGYGNLVEIDHGDGLVTRYGHNKKIHVKIGDVVTKGQKIADMGQTGRATGAHVHYEVLKNGNQMDPLQFVYRKAAN, encoded by the coding sequence ATGAGTCTTACAATTTTATATAGAAGTCGGAAAATTAAACTGATAAAAACGGTTTCCCTACGCAATTTGGGTGTCGCCGGTTTTTTTGGTGGGCTCATATTAGCTGCTATAATGGTTTCTGAGGAAGAGACTGATCTGCGTTTTGCTGAGCGCGTCGCTGTCACTCAGACGGGCTTGATAGAGCAGCAGCAAGAATTGTCCGAACTACGCAAAACAACCGAGCAGAAACTTGCGGGTATGATGTTGAAGTTGGGGGAAATGCAAAGTGAATTGCAGCGACTCAATGCGTTGGGCGAACGCCTTGCTGAAGAATCAGATCTATACGTAGAAGAATTTCAATTTGGACATCCCTTACCCATTGGTGGACCTAGCCATGATGTGGTTATGCCAACGGTTGATTCCTCTATGGAAGTGCTTAACCAAATAGATTCTATGATGGCTCAGTTGAAAAACAAATCGCAACAGCTACAAGCTCTTGAATCTGTGTTGATGCAACACCATATACAAAACGAGAGCTTCATATCTGGGCGGCCAATAGAGACCGGGTGGTTGTCTTCGTATTACGGCATGCGCAAGGATCCGTTTTCCGGATTGCCAGCGATGCACAAAGGTATTGACTTTGCAGGTGCGGAAGGTGCACCAGTAAAGGCTACCGGAGCGGGGATGGTTGTTTGGTCTGGTCCAAGATATGGTTACGGTAATCTGGTGGAAATTGACCATGGCGATGGTTTAGTGACTCGCTACGGGCATAATAAAAAAATCCATGTTAAAATCGGCGACGTTGTTACCAAAGGGCAAAAGATTGCTGATATGGGACAAACAGGTCGCGCAACTGGCGCTCACGTCCATTATGAGGTGCTGAAAAACGGTAACCAGATGGACCCGCTGCAATTCGTCTATCGCAAAGCAGCAAATTGA
- the mutT gene encoding 8-oxo-dGTP diphosphatase MutT — translation MTNIVEVAVGVILRDKEVFLTRRASEAHQGGKWEFPGGKREANESMPEALARELQEEVGIEVLASTPLMQISHDYGDKKVLLDVNLVVQFNNEPESKEGLEFRWVPINRLSEVDFPEANSAIVNKLLAV, via the coding sequence ATGACTAACATAGTTGAAGTTGCCGTTGGCGTAATTCTGCGGGATAAGGAAGTGTTCCTGACCCGCAGAGCCAGTGAAGCCCACCAAGGGGGTAAGTGGGAATTTCCCGGCGGTAAACGCGAGGCCAACGAATCCATGCCTGAAGCGCTTGCCAGAGAGCTTCAGGAGGAAGTAGGTATCGAAGTCCTTGCTTCAACACCTCTTATGCAAATCAGCCATGATTATGGTGACAAAAAAGTACTATTAGACGTTAATCTGGTAGTGCAGTTTAACAACGAGCCGGAATCCAAAGAAGGCTTAGAATTTCGTTGGGTGCCCATCAACCGGTTGTCTGAAGTCGACTTCCCTGAAGCAAATAGTGCTATTGTTAATAAGCTCTTAGCTGTGTAA
- the secA gene encoding preprotein translocase subunit SecA, translating to MFANILTKVFGSRNDRTLKKLNKIVSQINAYELEFEGLSETQIKNKTQEFKTRLSEGASLDDLLPEAFALVREASKRVYGMRHFDVQMLGGMVLDQGKIAEMRTGEGKTLTATLPSYLNALSGKGVHIITVNDYLARRDAEGNRPLFEFLGLTVGCNVPGMGHAEKKEAYAADITYGTNNEFGFDYLRDNMAFSPEERVQRPLNFAVIDEVDSILIDEARTPLIISGPAEDSSELYRRINTIIPELIQQEKEDEEGKEGDGDFTIDEKSKQVHLTERGQVHVEEILHRIGILPEDESLYGATNISLLHHVNAALRAHKLFQKDVDYIVKDNEIIIVDEHTGRTMEGRRWSDGLHQAVEAKEGVKIQNENQTLASITFQNYFRLYNKLSGMTGTADTEAFEFNHIYGLDTVVIPTNKPMIRKDMADLIYMTAEEKYEAIVEDIKDCVKRGQPALVGTVSIENSELLSRILKKEKIPHKVLNAKFHAQEAEIVAQAGKPGAITIATNMAGRGTDIVLGGNWQAEIAAINDPKPAKVEKIKAEWKELHAKVLEAGGLHIIGTERHESRRIDNQLRGRSGRQGDPGSSRFYLSLEDPLMRIFASDRMAGMMKRLGMERGEAIEHPWVTKAIENAQRKVEGRNFDIRKQLLEFDDVANDQRKVIYEQRNELLDEGDIKETIDIIRNDVVDDTISQYIPPQSLEEMWDVPGLEERLKADYLIDLPIAKWLEDDDKLYEESLREKIHQAIDAAYAEKEEQVGASVLRHFEKAIMLQNLDSHWKEHLAAMDHLRQGIHLRGYAQKNPKQEYKRESFELFSEMLESLKVDVISILSKVQVRAQSDVDAVEEKRRQQEQAAPKNFEHQSPNQAEDQGQQTARRQPKVGRNDPCPCGSGKKYKQCHGKLS from the coding sequence ATGTTTGCAAATATCCTCACCAAAGTTTTTGGCAGCCGCAACGACAGAACGCTAAAAAAATTAAATAAAATCGTTTCACAGATTAATGCTTATGAACTGGAGTTTGAAGGCTTATCCGAGACGCAAATCAAAAATAAAACTCAAGAGTTTAAAACTCGCCTGAGTGAAGGTGCTAGCTTAGATGATCTTTTGCCCGAGGCTTTTGCACTTGTCAGAGAAGCCAGTAAGCGCGTCTATGGCATGCGTCACTTTGACGTACAGATGCTGGGCGGTATGGTGCTCGATCAAGGTAAAATTGCCGAGATGCGTACCGGTGAAGGTAAAACTCTTACTGCTACATTACCCTCTTATCTCAACGCCCTTTCTGGCAAAGGTGTACACATTATTACCGTTAATGATTATTTGGCCCGTCGTGATGCCGAAGGTAATCGTCCATTGTTCGAATTTCTCGGGCTGACGGTAGGTTGTAATGTGCCAGGTATGGGCCATGCAGAAAAGAAAGAGGCCTACGCGGCGGATATCACTTACGGTACCAACAATGAGTTTGGTTTTGATTATCTGCGTGACAATATGGCTTTCAGTCCGGAAGAGCGGGTGCAACGTCCCCTCAACTTTGCCGTAATCGATGAGGTGGACTCAATTTTGATTGATGAGGCGCGTACGCCGCTAATCATCTCAGGCCCGGCAGAAGACAGCTCCGAGCTTTATCGTCGCATCAATACCATTATTCCTGAGCTGATACAGCAGGAAAAAGAAGATGAAGAAGGTAAAGAAGGTGACGGTGACTTCACTATCGATGAAAAATCCAAGCAAGTACACTTGACTGAGCGCGGTCAGGTGCACGTGGAAGAGATATTACATCGCATTGGGATTTTGCCTGAGGACGAATCTCTGTATGGTGCCACTAATATCTCCCTTTTACATCACGTTAATGCCGCGCTTCGTGCCCACAAGTTATTCCAGAAAGACGTTGATTACATTGTCAAAGATAACGAAATAATCATCGTTGATGAGCACACTGGTCGTACTATGGAAGGTCGTCGCTGGTCTGATGGATTACACCAGGCGGTTGAAGCCAAAGAAGGCGTTAAAATTCAAAATGAAAACCAAACCTTAGCCTCTATCACTTTCCAGAACTATTTCCGCTTGTACAACAAGCTATCCGGTATGACGGGTACAGCGGACACGGAAGCGTTTGAGTTCAACCATATCTATGGTTTGGATACTGTCGTTATCCCTACGAACAAGCCGATGATCCGTAAGGATATGGCTGATTTGATCTATATGACGGCGGAAGAAAAATACGAAGCTATCGTAGAGGATATCAAAGATTGTGTTAAACGCGGTCAGCCTGCTTTGGTGGGTACGGTGTCCATTGAAAACTCAGAGCTGTTGTCTCGTATTCTGAAGAAAGAAAAGATTCCTCATAAAGTACTGAACGCTAAGTTCCACGCACAGGAAGCCGAAATTGTTGCCCAGGCGGGTAAACCTGGCGCCATTACGATTGCTACTAACATGGCGGGTCGTGGTACCGATATTGTGCTGGGCGGTAACTGGCAAGCAGAGATCGCTGCCATTAACGATCCGAAACCCGCTAAAGTGGAAAAAATCAAAGCGGAATGGAAAGAGCTTCACGCTAAAGTACTGGAAGCCGGTGGTCTGCATATCATTGGTACAGAGCGCCACGAATCTCGTCGTATAGACAATCAGCTGCGTGGACGTTCTGGTCGTCAGGGCGATCCCGGTTCATCGCGTTTTTATTTGTCACTGGAAGATCCTTTGATGCGTATTTTTGCCTCAGATCGTATGGCTGGCATGATGAAGCGACTGGGTATGGAGCGCGGTGAAGCAATCGAGCATCCTTGGGTCACCAAAGCCATCGAAAATGCGCAGCGCAAAGTTGAGGGCCGTAACTTCGATATCCGTAAGCAATTGCTGGAATTCGATGACGTAGCTAACGATCAACGTAAAGTTATCTACGAGCAGCGCAATGAATTATTGGACGAAGGTGATATTAAAGAAACCATTGATATCATCCGCAATGATGTCGTAGATGACACCATCAGCCAGTACATTCCACCGCAAAGCTTGGAAGAGATGTGGGATGTACCGGGCCTTGAAGAGCGTCTTAAAGCAGATTATCTGATCGACCTGCCTATCGCTAAATGGTTGGAAGATGACGACAAGCTTTACGAAGAGTCGCTAAGAGAGAAAATCCACCAGGCTATCGATGCGGCTTACGCTGAAAAAGAAGAGCAGGTGGGAGCCTCGGTATTACGCCACTTCGAAAAAGCCATTATGCTGCAGAACCTGGATAGTCATTGGAAGGAGCATTTGGCAGCGATGGATCATTTACGTCAGGGTATTCACTTGCGTGGCTATGCTCAGAAAAATCCCAAGCAGGAATACAAGCGCGAGTCCTTTGAGTTATTCAGTGAAATGTTAGAGTCGCTGAAGGTAGATGTGATCAGCATCCTTAGCAAGGTACAAGTGCGCGCTCAATCTGATGTGGATGCGGTGGAAGAAAAACGTCGTCAGCAAGAGCAAGCTGCGCCGAAAAACTTTGAGCATCAGTCACCTAACCAGGCGGAAGATCAAGGTCAGCAAACCGCCCGCAGACAGCCCAAAGTGGGGCGTAACGATCCTTGCCCTTGTGGTTCGGGTAAAAAGTACAAGCAGTGCCACGGTAAACTAAGCTGA
- a CDS encoding BlaI/MecI/CopY family transcriptional regulator: MKPNSTELTILKLLWQSQPRTGKGIHDALSKRFGWGYSSTRKTLERMSAKGLLSEGMQGNKKIYSAKLEKMPTLALLAQDFAKQIMELDSPLPVAMFADSKIMSSEELAELELLLSSPSNKDNHKGEAN, encoded by the coding sequence ATGAAACCCAACTCTACCGAACTCACTATTCTCAAATTATTGTGGCAGAGCCAGCCCAGAACCGGGAAAGGTATCCATGATGCTCTCAGTAAGCGCTTTGGGTGGGGCTATTCCTCAACACGCAAGACTTTAGAACGTATGAGCGCTAAAGGTCTGTTGTCAGAAGGAATGCAAGGCAATAAAAAGATCTATAGTGCCAAACTGGAAAAGATGCCCACGTTGGCACTGTTGGCTCAGGATTTTGCCAAACAGATCATGGAACTGGACTCACCCTTACCCGTCGCCATGTTTGCCGACAGCAAAATAATGAGTTCTGAAGAGCTTGCTGAATTAGAGTTGCTATTGTCATCTCCCAGTAATAAGGACAATCACAAGGGGGAGGCAAACTAA
- the lpxC gene encoding UDP-3-O-acyl-N-acetylglucosamine deacetylase, with protein sequence MIKQRTIKQAVSATGIGLHKGEKVTMTLRPAPANFGVVYRRIDLEPYVDIPAKANAVGDTMLCTCLSNDDGHSISTIEHLSSALAGLGIDNLIVEVNSNELPIMDGSASPFIFLLQSAGIEEQSAAKRFIKVRKKIRVEDGDKWAEFVPYDGFRVDFTIDFEHPVIKQTNQRMVMDFSSESYIDDVSRARTFGFMKDLEFMHANNLALGGSMENAVALDEYRVLNQEGLRYKDEFVKHKILDAVGDLYLGGHSIVGELRAYKSGHGLNNKLLNALLQKTDAWEYVSYESGQDMPIKYAAPGLSFS encoded by the coding sequence ATGATTAAACAACGTACAATCAAACAAGCTGTATCAGCGACTGGTATCGGTCTGCACAAAGGGGAGAAGGTGACGATGACTCTCCGTCCTGCTCCTGCAAACTTTGGTGTAGTATACAGACGTATTGATCTGGAACCCTATGTGGATATTCCCGCTAAGGCGAATGCTGTAGGGGACACTATGCTATGTACCTGTTTAAGCAATGACGATGGCCACAGTATTTCCACCATTGAGCATTTGTCTTCTGCACTTGCGGGACTGGGCATTGATAACTTGATAGTTGAAGTAAACAGCAATGAGTTGCCGATAATGGATGGCAGCGCTAGCCCGTTTATCTTTTTGTTGCAGTCTGCCGGTATTGAAGAACAAAGCGCTGCTAAGCGTTTCATTAAAGTGCGCAAAAAAATCCGTGTTGAAGACGGCGATAAGTGGGCAGAGTTCGTTCCTTACGATGGCTTCCGCGTGGATTTTACCATCGATTTTGAACACCCAGTGATAAAACAAACCAACCAAAGGATGGTGATGGACTTCAGCAGTGAATCTTACATTGATGATGTCAGCCGTGCGCGCACCTTTGGGTTTATGAAAGACCTGGAGTTCATGCATGCTAACAATCTTGCCTTGGGTGGTAGTATGGAAAATGCTGTTGCGCTAGATGAATATCGCGTGCTAAACCAAGAGGGTTTGCGTTACAAAGACGAATTTGTAAAACACAAAATTCTTGATGCGGTTGGTGACCTTTACCTCGGTGGGCACAGTATTGTCGGTGAGCTTCGTGCTTATAAATCCGGTCACGGGCTGAATAACAAACTGCTGAACGCTCTGTTGCAAAAGACCGATGCTTGGGAGTACGTTAGTTACGAATCTGGCCAGGACATGCCAATCAAGTATGCTGCGCCGGGATTGTCTTTCTCCTGA